The following coding sequences lie in one Prochlorococcus marinus XMU1411 genomic window:
- a CDS encoding RpoD/SigA family RNA polymerase sigma factor, translating to MSSETLSENKLATISSLKASNDVDLVRSYLRDIGRVPLLSHEQEITLGRQVQEYMQVERAELEIIELTGDKPTIEELSNKLNLSTSVIKKRLRAGQRAKERMVAANLRLVVSVAKKYTKRNMELLDLIQEGTIGLVRGVEKFDPARGYKFSTYAYWWIRQGITRAIAEKSRAIRLPIHITEMLNKLKKGQRELSQEMSRTPTVSELAKYVELPEDDVKDLMCKAGQPVSLETKVGDGEDTVLLDLLAGGEDLPDEQIEMDCMRGDLHSLLHQLPDLQCRVLRMRYGMDGDEPMSLTGIGRVLGISRDRVRNLERDGLRGLRRLSDNVEAYFVS from the coding sequence ATGTCTTCTGAAACATTAAGTGAGAATAAACTAGCGACAATATCAAGTTTAAAAGCCTCTAATGATGTCGACCTTGTCAGATCCTATTTAAGGGATATCGGCAGAGTTCCACTTCTTTCTCATGAGCAGGAAATTACGCTTGGAAGACAGGTGCAAGAATATATGCAAGTCGAAAGAGCAGAATTAGAAATTATTGAATTAACAGGAGATAAACCAACTATAGAGGAATTATCAAATAAATTAAATTTATCTACTTCCGTAATCAAAAAAAGATTGAGAGCTGGTCAGAGGGCTAAAGAACGGATGGTCGCAGCTAATTTAAGATTAGTGGTTAGTGTTGCAAAAAAATATACAAAAAGAAACATGGAATTATTAGATTTAATACAAGAAGGAACTATAGGATTAGTAAGGGGTGTAGAAAAATTTGATCCCGCAAGAGGTTATAAGTTTTCTACATATGCATACTGGTGGATTAGACAAGGTATTACTAGAGCAATAGCGGAAAAAAGCAGGGCAATAAGGTTACCAATTCACATAACCGAGATGTTAAATAAATTAAAAAAAGGTCAAAGAGAGTTGAGTCAAGAAATGTCTAGGACTCCTACAGTTAGTGAACTTGCTAAATATGTAGAGCTTCCTGAAGATGATGTAAAAGATTTGATGTGCAAGGCAGGGCAGCCAGTTAGTCTTGAAACAAAAGTTGGAGATGGTGAAGATACTGTCTTATTAGATTTACTAGCAGGTGGTGAGGACTTGCCAGACGAACAGATAGAGATGGATTGTATGAGAGGAGATCTTCATTCTCTTTTGCATCAATTACCAGATCTCCAATGTAGAGTTTTAAGAATGAGATATGGGATGGATGGTGATGAACCAATGTCTCTTACAGGTATAGGTAGGGTACTTGGAATAAGTAGGGACCGAGTTAGAAATCTAGAAAGAGATGGACTCAGAGGTTTGAGAAGACTTAGTGATAACGTAGAAGCCTATTTTGTTTCTTGA
- the mgtE gene encoding magnesium transporter: protein MNENNLEKIASLSSDLSTRENITIQLEELLVAGNYDEAKLLLEPSQPVDIADAIGSLPLILQALAFRLLKKNEAIEVYEYLDPIVQQTLLDRLRSGEVLEIVEKMSPDDRVQLFDELPAKVVRKFLSALSPGERKVTAELLGYEPETAGRLMTTEFIDLKEMQTAAEALSLVRKRAPFTETIYSLYVTDKERHLTGILSLRDLVTADPSKPIGDVMTKDVVNISTNTNQEEVARAIQRYDFLALPVVDKEKRLVGIVTVDDLIDVIEQEATRDIYAAGAVQSGDEDDYFQSSLFTMARRRILWLLILVLANGLTTKVIAMNDQILREIVLLAAFIPLLIGTGGNVGAQSSTVVIRGLSTQKLKSLGAIKAVFKEAVTGALLGILMMLVVFPFAWWQGEGYLIASAVGISLISITTLAATTGAILPLLFHKMRLDPALMSSPFITTVTDIAGVFIYLSTAKWLLSSS, encoded by the coding sequence ATGAATGAAAATAATCTTGAAAAGATTGCATCATTATCTTCAGATCTAAGTACTAGAGAAAATATTACTATTCAACTTGAAGAATTACTCGTCGCTGGAAATTATGATGAGGCAAAATTACTTTTAGAGCCTTCCCAACCAGTTGATATTGCAGATGCAATTGGCAGCCTTCCATTAATATTGCAGGCATTGGCATTTCGATTGTTAAAGAAAAATGAGGCAATTGAAGTTTATGAATATTTAGATCCAATAGTTCAGCAAACTTTATTAGACAGACTTCGTTCGGGAGAAGTTTTGGAAATAGTAGAGAAAATGTCTCCTGATGATAGGGTTCAACTATTTGATGAATTACCTGCAAAAGTTGTAAGAAAATTTTTGTCTGCTCTAAGCCCTGGGGAAAGGAAAGTAACAGCTGAATTACTAGGTTATGAGCCTGAAACTGCTGGAAGATTAATGACAACTGAATTTATAGACCTTAAAGAGATGCAAACGGCAGCTGAGGCTCTTTCTTTAGTCCGAAAGAGAGCTCCTTTTACAGAGACGATTTACAGCCTATATGTTACGGATAAAGAAAGACATTTGACTGGTATTCTCTCTTTAAGAGATCTTGTAACTGCTGATCCATCTAAGCCAATTGGAGATGTTATGACAAAAGATGTGGTAAATATTTCTACGAATACGAATCAAGAAGAGGTAGCAAGAGCAATACAAAGATATGATTTCTTAGCGCTTCCAGTTGTTGACAAAGAAAAAAGACTTGTTGGGATAGTAACTGTCGATGATTTAATTGATGTCATAGAGCAAGAAGCAACAAGAGATATTTATGCAGCGGGAGCAGTTCAATCTGGAGATGAAGATGATTATTTTCAAAGTAGTTTGTTTACGATGGCTCGAAGAAGAATATTATGGTTATTAATTTTAGTTTTAGCCAATGGTTTGACTACAAAAGTTATAGCGATGAATGATCAAATTTTAAGAGAAATAGTTTTGCTTGCTGCATTTATTCCTTTGCTCATAGGCACTGGTGGAAATGTTGGGGCTCAAAGTTCAACTGTCGTTATAAGAGGTTTAAGTACTCAAAAATTAAAGTCTCTTGGAGCTATAAAAGCAGTTTTTAAAGAGGCCGTAACTGGAGCTCTTTTGGGTATTTTGATGATGCTTGTGGTATTTCCTTTCGCTTGGTGGCAAGGAGAAGGCTATTTAATAGCCTCTGCGGTAGGGATAAGTTTAATTTCTATAACGACTTTAGCTGCAACTACTGGAGCTATCCTCCCTTTGTTGTTTCATAAAATGAGATTAGACCCAGCTTTAATGTCCTCTCCTTTTATAACAACTGTCACTGATATTGCAGGTGTATTTATTTATCTAAGTACAGCAAAATGGCTGTTAAGTTCTTCTTAA
- a CDS encoding fluoride efflux transporter FluC, whose amino-acid sequence MDFTSIIIILFGSTFGLITRIFIQKHLKINIGFDIQNTSIVNFLSSFFLGILVAFNFVNNKILFLFYTGFLGCFSTFSSFIYQLFILLKKRKLFRLFFHYFEVIIVSFFCFYLGYYLVQIIT is encoded by the coding sequence TTGGATTTTACCTCAATTATTATTATTTTATTTGGGAGTACTTTTGGATTAATAACAAGGATATTTATACAAAAACATTTAAAAATTAATATAGGATTTGATATTCAAAATACTTCCATAGTCAATTTTCTATCATCCTTTTTTTTGGGAATTTTAGTAGCATTTAATTTTGTAAATAATAAGATATTATTTTTATTTTATACTGGTTTTTTAGGATGTTTTAGCACATTTTCTTCTTTTATATATCAACTATTTATTTTATTAAAGAAGAGGAAATTATTTCGTTTATTTTTTCACTATTTTGAGGTAATAATAGTTTCCTTTTTTTGCTTTTATTTAGGTTATTATTTGGTGCAAATTATAACATGA
- the gyrB gene encoding DNA topoisomerase (ATP-hydrolyzing) subunit B: MSEDKRSNKISNDYGAEQIQVLEGLEPVRKRPGMYIGSTGPRGLHHLVYEVVDNSVDEALAGHCDHIEIVLRADGSALISDNGRGIPTDIHPRTGKSALETVLTVLHAGGKFGSGGYKVSGGLHGVGISVVNALSEWVNVTVYRDGSEFNQRFEKGVSKGELQNKKQTIKPSRKGTTICFKPDKTIFSGGIEFEYALLSSRLRELAYLNGGVKIVFRDERNQLSDGSFKEEIYLYEGGIKEYVQYMNAEKDSIHPEIIYVDSQKENVYVEAALQWCSDVYSDNILGFANNIRTIDGGTHIEGLKTVLTRTFNNLAKKRGKRKDIEKNLAGENIREGLTVVLSVKVPDPEFEGQTKTKLGNTEVRGIVDSLIGEALTKYMEFNPGILDLILEKAIQSFNAAEAARRARELVRRKSVLESSTLPGKLADCSSRDPSESEIYIVEGDSAGGSAKQGRDRKFQAILPLRGKILNIEKTDDTKIYKNTEIQSLITALGLGIKGEEFDISSLRYHRVVIMTDADVDGAHIRTLLLTFFYRYQRELVEKGFIYIACPPLYKVERGKNHKYCYNENQLKDTITSFGENANYNIQRFKGLGEMMPKQLWDTTMNPQTRMMKRVEIEDALEADRIFNILMGDKVAPRREFIETHSGNLDLATLDI; encoded by the coding sequence ATGAGCGAGGACAAAAGATCTAATAAAATCTCTAATGATTATGGTGCAGAACAGATTCAGGTTTTAGAAGGGTTAGAGCCTGTTCGTAAACGTCCTGGAATGTACATTGGTTCTACAGGTCCCAGAGGTTTGCATCATTTGGTATATGAGGTCGTTGATAACTCAGTAGATGAAGCCCTTGCAGGACATTGCGATCATATAGAAATAGTTCTTCGAGCAGATGGATCTGCTTTGATCTCTGATAATGGACGGGGTATTCCAACAGATATTCACCCAAGAACTGGGAAAAGTGCTCTAGAAACTGTACTGACTGTCCTTCACGCAGGTGGTAAATTCGGAAGTGGAGGTTATAAAGTTTCAGGTGGCTTGCATGGAGTAGGTATATCTGTAGTTAACGCTTTAAGTGAATGGGTTAATGTTACTGTTTATAGAGATGGCAGTGAGTTTAATCAAAGATTTGAAAAAGGTGTTTCGAAGGGTGAATTGCAAAATAAAAAGCAAACTATTAAGCCTTCTAGAAAGGGCACCACTATTTGTTTTAAACCCGATAAAACGATTTTTTCTGGAGGAATAGAATTTGAATATGCTCTTCTTTCATCTAGGTTAAGAGAATTAGCTTATCTTAATGGTGGTGTAAAAATTGTTTTTAGAGATGAGAGAAATCAATTATCAGATGGTTCTTTCAAAGAAGAAATTTATTTATATGAAGGTGGCATTAAAGAATATGTTCAATACATGAATGCAGAAAAGGATTCTATACATCCTGAGATAATTTATGTTGACTCACAAAAAGAAAACGTATACGTAGAAGCAGCTTTGCAATGGTGTTCAGATGTATATTCAGATAATATTTTAGGTTTTGCAAATAATATTAGAACTATTGATGGAGGTACTCATATTGAGGGATTAAAGACAGTTTTGACAAGAACATTCAATAATCTCGCTAAAAAAAGAGGTAAAAGAAAAGATATTGAAAAAAATTTAGCCGGAGAAAATATCAGAGAGGGATTGACCGTAGTTTTATCAGTTAAAGTTCCAGATCCCGAATTTGAGGGACAAACAAAAACTAAATTAGGGAATACTGAAGTAAGAGGAATTGTTGATTCTCTTATTGGGGAAGCTCTCACAAAGTATATGGAATTTAATCCTGGGATTTTAGATTTAATTCTTGAAAAAGCAATCCAATCATTTAATGCAGCAGAAGCTGCAAGAAGGGCTAGAGAATTAGTTAGAAGAAAAAGTGTCCTAGAAAGTTCAACTTTGCCTGGTAAATTAGCAGATTGTAGTTCTAGAGATCCCTCAGAATCAGAAATTTATATTGTTGAGGGAGATTCTGCGGGAGGGTCTGCTAAACAAGGCAGAGATAGAAAATTTCAAGCTATTTTGCCTCTAAGAGGTAAAATTCTTAATATTGAAAAAACTGATGATACTAAAATATATAAAAATACTGAAATTCAGTCATTAATAACTGCTCTAGGATTAGGAATCAAGGGAGAGGAATTTGATATTAGTTCTTTGAGATATCACAGGGTAGTAATTATGACGGATGCTGATGTTGACGGTGCTCATATAAGAACTTTATTATTGACATTTTTTTATAGATATCAAAGGGAACTTGTTGAGAAAGGTTTCATATATATTGCGTGTCCTCCTCTCTATAAAGTTGAAAGAGGTAAAAATCATAAATACTGTTATAACGAGAATCAATTAAAGGATACAATTACAAGTTTTGGAGAAAACGCAAATTATAATATTCAAAGATTTAAGGGATTAGGTGAAATGATGCCAAAACAATTGTGGGATACAACTATGAATCCTCAAACTAGAATGATGAAAAGGGTTGAAATTGAGGATGCACTCGAAGCTGACAGAATATTTAATATTTTAATGGGAGATAAAGTTGCACCAAGAAGAGAATTTATTGAAACTCATAGCGGTAACTTAGATCTGGCTACTTTAGATATATGA
- the miaA gene encoding tRNA (adenosine(37)-N6)-dimethylallyltransferase MiaA, with protein sequence MSSYQPHVIVLIGPTASGKTELAIQIAEYFKTRIHNIDSRQIYKSMDIGTAKPSENQQKKIKHYLIDIEEPINPINVKKFQEIAQKSINREIKQKNLPFLVGGSGLYMNSITKGFFVPNVPPQNHLRSQLEELGQKKCWEILKNCDPISTKKINFADHIRTIRALEVFYVTGKPLSKQKVQKPPNWKILELGLDRENLKERILERTKNMFSSGILEETKYLIDRYGADLSILETIGYREAKEVLNNRITINKAIELTTTKTIQFAKRQKTWFRNKNNPHWLNNKNLLKDAIIKIESFLG encoded by the coding sequence ATGTCTTCTTATCAACCTCATGTAATAGTTTTAATTGGGCCCACTGCAAGTGGTAAAACTGAATTAGCTATTCAAATTGCAGAATATTTTAAAACTCGAATTCACAATATAGATTCAAGACAAATCTATAAGTCTATGGATATAGGAACAGCCAAACCATCTGAAAATCAGCAAAAAAAAATAAAGCATTACTTAATAGATATTGAAGAACCGATTAACCCAATTAATGTTAAAAAATTTCAAGAAATTGCTCAAAAATCAATCAACAGAGAAATTAAACAAAAAAATTTACCCTTTCTTGTTGGAGGAAGTGGTTTGTATATGAATTCAATCACAAAAGGTTTTTTTGTACCCAATGTCCCTCCTCAAAATCATTTGAGAAGTCAATTAGAAGAACTTGGTCAAAAAAAATGTTGGGAAATTTTAAAGAATTGCGATCCAATATCAACAAAAAAAATCAATTTTGCTGATCACATTAGAACAATAAGAGCTTTAGAAGTCTTTTATGTAACTGGTAAACCCTTATCAAAGCAAAAAGTTCAAAAACCTCCAAACTGGAAAATACTAGAACTTGGATTAGACAGAGAAAATTTAAAAGAAAGAATTTTAGAAAGAACAAAAAATATGTTTTCTTCAGGAATTCTTGAAGAGACGAAATACCTTATTGATAGATATGGGGCTGATTTATCAATCCTAGAGACTATTGGTTACCGTGAAGCTAAAGAGGTCTTAAATAACCGTATAACAATTAATAAAGCGATTGAGCTCACTACCACAAAAACTATCCAATTTGCTAAAAGACAAAAAACATGGTTTCGTAATAAAAATAATCCTCATTGGCTTAATAACAAAAACCTGCTAAAAGATGCAATAATTAAAATAGAGTCTTTTTTAGGCTAA
- the infC gene encoding translation initiation factor IF-3: MPPRPRFDRRAPVRELPNINERIKYPQLRVVDSDGKQLGVIDRLKALEIASQRELDLVLVSEKANPPVCRIMDYGKYKFEQEKKAKEARKKSHQTEVKEVKMRYKIDKHDYDVRIGQATKFLKAGDKVKCTVIFRGREIQHSNLAETLLLKMANDLEEQSEVQQKPKREGRNMIMFLSPRKTPLIKKEVE, from the coding sequence ATGCCACCACGCCCACGCTTTGACCGCCGCGCTCCAGTAAGAGAGCTCCCAAATATTAATGAGAGAATAAAATATCCCCAGTTGAGAGTCGTTGATTCAGATGGGAAACAATTAGGGGTCATTGATAGGTTGAAAGCATTAGAAATAGCCTCTCAAAGGGAATTAGATTTAGTTTTGGTAAGCGAAAAAGCAAATCCTCCCGTTTGCAGAATCATGGACTATGGAAAATATAAATTTGAACAAGAAAAGAAAGCAAAAGAAGCAAGAAAAAAATCTCATCAAACAGAAGTTAAAGAAGTAAAGATGAGGTATAAAATTGACAAACATGATTATGATGTACGAATAGGTCAAGCTACTAAATTTCTAAAAGCTGGAGATAAAGTAAAATGCACTGTAATTTTTAGAGGTAGAGAAATTCAGCATTCAAATTTAGCTGAAACTCTCCTTCTAAAAATGGCTAATGATTTAGAAGAGCAATCAGAAGTACAACAAAAGCCAAAAAGAGAAGGGAGAAACATGATTATGTTTTTAAGCCCTAGAAAAACTCCTTTGATTAAAAAAGAAGTAGAGTGA
- a CDS encoding GntR family transcriptional regulator gives MRFHIQQESDIPASTQLYNQICFAIAARHYPPGHRLPSTRQLAMQTGLHRNTISKVYRQLEIDGVVEAIAGSGIYVRDNLTKKDFKKSVYSKDKISKIPDQEAKKAIDQFINLGCTLQETREILTNEIDWRIKCGTRIIVSTPREDIGASMLIAEDLSPKVNVPVEVVPMEELEKVLSNSNNGTIVTSRYFLQPLEKVAKQHGVRAIAVDLSDFQKELKILKELNAGSCVGIVSISPGLLRAAEVIIHSMRGSELMLMTAISDNKSRLLSLLKASNHVVCDGPSLSVVENTLLKNRSQIMRLPKIVCSKNYLSLETISQLKKEIGVIN, from the coding sequence GTGAGATTCCATATTCAACAAGAAAGTGATATCCCAGCATCAACACAACTATATAATCAAATTTGCTTTGCAATAGCAGCACGACATTATCCTCCAGGTCACAGACTTCCCAGCACAAGGCAACTTGCAATGCAAACTGGACTCCATCGAAACACTATAAGCAAAGTTTATCGACAACTTGAAATAGATGGAGTTGTTGAAGCTATAGCTGGATCAGGTATCTATGTGCGAGATAATCTTACTAAAAAGGACTTTAAAAAATCAGTTTACTCAAAAGATAAAATCAGTAAAATACCGGATCAAGAAGCAAAAAAGGCTATTGATCAATTTATAAATCTTGGTTGTACCCTACAAGAAACAAGAGAAATATTAACCAATGAAATTGATTGGCGAATTAAATGTGGCACAAGAATTATAGTTAGCACTCCTAGAGAAGATATAGGAGCCTCTATGCTTATAGCAGAAGACCTCTCCCCAAAAGTTAATGTTCCAGTAGAAGTTGTCCCTATGGAGGAATTAGAAAAAGTTTTGAGTAATTCAAATAATGGTACTATTGTAACTAGCAGATATTTTTTACAACCTCTAGAAAAAGTCGCCAAACAACATGGGGTTCGTGCTATCGCAGTTGACTTGAGCGACTTTCAAAAAGAATTAAAAATTCTCAAAGAACTTAATGCTGGCAGTTGTGTAGGTATTGTTAGCATTAGTCCTGGTTTATTGAGGGCAGCAGAAGTTATCATTCATAGCATGCGTGGCAGTGAATTAATGCTTATGACGGCAATCTCAGATAATAAAAGCAGATTACTTTCACTTTTAAAAGCTTCAAATCACGTAGTATGTGATGGGCCTAGTTTGTCAGTTGTAGAAAATACATTATTAAAAAATCGGTCGCAAATTATGAGATTACCTAAAATAGTTTGCTCTAAGAATTATCTAAGTCTCGAAACAATAAGTCAACTAAAAAAAGAAATTGGAGTTATTAATTAG